A single region of the Nitrospira sp. genome encodes:
- a CDS encoding peptidylprolyl isomerase produces MIVRLYTLRCVCLVVLLGAMVDAPVIHAETTNGAAKVVVAKGKHVSLEYTLKLNEKEVVESNVGGEPMTYLHGAEEIVPGLEKALEGMTVGEKKHIAVKPTDAYGEVDQKAIQEVKKSLVPEHAWKVGAELEARGPEGQSLFPHVTEVKEDSVVLDFNHPLAGKTLYFDVKILEIRAEAKTK; encoded by the coding sequence ATGATCGTTCGTCTCTATACGCTGAGATGTGTGTGCCTGGTGGTGCTCCTGGGTGCGATGGTCGATGCGCCGGTAATTCATGCTGAGACGACGAACGGGGCCGCGAAGGTCGTCGTCGCGAAGGGAAAGCACGTCTCGCTGGAATATACGCTGAAGCTGAACGAGAAAGAGGTCGTGGAATCGAATGTCGGTGGTGAACCGATGACCTATCTGCACGGCGCGGAAGAAATTGTTCCTGGACTGGAGAAAGCGCTGGAGGGCATGACGGTCGGGGAGAAGAAGCACATCGCCGTCAAACCCACGGATGCCTACGGAGAGGTGGATCAGAAAGCCATTCAGGAAGTGAAGAAGAGCCTGGTGCCGGAGCATGCGTGGAAGGTCGGAGCCGAATTGGAAGCGCGGGGGCCTGAAGGGCAGTCATTGTTTCCCCATGTGACGGAAGTGAAGGAAGATTCCGTGGTGCTGGATTTCAATCACCCATTGGCTGGGAAGACCTTGTACTTCGACGTTAAAATTCTGGAGATCCGCGCAGAAGCCAAGACCAAGTAG
- a CDS encoding DUF882 domain-containing protein: MTTDSHWAWTRRTFLQTSAMALALAVLPGLRPQRVAAQALPEARLTFLNVWTDERLDVTYRNEAGEYDLDALDDVNHILRCHATGEVSAIDVRVLEHVNLVQKKLGGDREIHIISGYRSPEYNARLVRAGRRAAKNSLHMQGQAIDIQIPGIHPKVIRQAALELGFGGIGYYPRSKFVHLDSGAFRSW; the protein is encoded by the coding sequence GTGACAACTGATTCGCATTGGGCCTGGACCCGACGTACGTTTCTGCAAACTTCCGCGATGGCTTTAGCCCTCGCTGTGTTGCCGGGGTTACGGCCCCAGCGTGTGGCGGCGCAGGCGCTTCCGGAGGCTCGGTTGACGTTCTTAAATGTGTGGACCGATGAGCGGCTGGATGTGACGTATCGCAATGAAGCCGGTGAATATGATTTGGACGCATTGGATGACGTCAATCATATCCTGCGTTGCCATGCGACCGGGGAAGTCTCAGCGATTGATGTGCGAGTGTTGGAACACGTCAATCTGGTGCAAAAGAAGTTAGGCGGCGATCGGGAGATTCATATCATCTCCGGCTATCGTTCTCCGGAGTATAACGCGCGACTCGTTCGTGCCGGCCGGCGTGCGGCGAAGAATAGCCTGCATATGCAGGGTCAGGCGATCGATATACAGATTCCTGGCATTCATCCCAAAGTCATTCGACAGGCCGCCCTTGAATTGGGCTTTGGCGGCATCGGCTATTATCCCCGTTCGAAATTCGTGCATCTGGATTCCGGGGCGTTCCGGTCCTGGTAA